Below is a genomic region from Deltaproteobacteria bacterium.
GCGATGACCAGGCAGATAACCACCCCGGCCAGGACCTGAAAGGCCTTCCTGCGAGGAATTACAACCTGTTTCAATCCAGGATAGGGTATCCTGCTGACCATAAGCAGGGACAGGACATATACACCCATCACGACCCCCACCTTTATTAAGCTGCTTTTCAACCCCTCGCTGCCTACAAGGAGCAGCCCTGAAGCCACTACGCCTGCGGCGGCGGGAATAGGGAGGCCCGTAAAATGCTTCTGGCCGGATTTCTGAGTCTGCACGTTGAATCTCGCAAGCCTCAGGGCACCACACGCCAGGTAGAGGAAAGCCCCAAGCCAGCCGAAACGGCCCAACGGCTTGAGGACCGCCGTATACATCAGGATGGCCGGCGCCATCCCGAAAGCAACCAGGTCCGAAAGGCTATCGTACTGAACCCCGAAGGGGGACGCTGTCCGGGTGAGTCGGGCTATTCTTCCGTCCAGGGCATCGAACAGGCCTGCCACCAGGATGGCCACGGCGGCCTTGACGAATTCACCGTTGAGGGATGAAACGACAGAGAAAAACCCCGCGAAGAGTGCGAGACTCGTTATCATG
It encodes:
- the pssA gene encoding CDP-diacylglycerol--serine O-phosphatidyltransferase; this translates as MGEMTGSDSQNHRRAVYLLPNMITSLALFAGFFSVVSSLNGEFVKAAVAILVAGLFDALDGRIARLTRTASPFGVQYDSLSDLVAFGMAPAILMYTAVLKPLGRFGWLGAFLYLACGALRLARFNVQTQKSGQKHFTGLPIPAAAGVVASGLLLVGSEGLKSSLIKVGVVMGVYVLSLLMVSRIPYPGLKQVVIPRRKAFQVLAGVVICLVIAANYPEKFLFGFAVFYTVLGPVFGAWFLRKLAGGEVIHMESYTLEDEDILEGDEEEVVTRNGA